One genomic segment of Brevibacillus laterosporus LMG 15441 includes these proteins:
- a CDS encoding HU family DNA-binding protein: MNKTELIAKVAETSELTKKDATKAVDAVLDAISDALKEGDKVQLIGFGNFEVRERAARKGRNPQTGEEIEIASSKIPAFKPGKQLKDSIK, encoded by the coding sequence ATGAATAAAACAGAACTCATTGCAAAGGTAGCTGAAACGTCTGAACTAACTAAGAAAGATGCTACAAAAGCAGTTGACGCTGTTCTTGATGCGATTTCTGATGCGCTAAAAGAGGGGGACAAAGTTCAATTAATTGGCTTTGGAAACTTTGAAGTGCGCGAGCGTGCTGCCCGTAAAGGCCGTAACCCACAAACAGGGGAAGAGATCGAGATCGCTTCCAGTAAGATTCCTGCCTTCAAACCTGGTAAACAGCTGAAGGATTCAATCAAATAG